A genome region from Euphorbia lathyris chromosome 4, ddEupLath1.1, whole genome shotgun sequence includes the following:
- the LOC136226456 gene encoding uncharacterized protein: MTRTSRGSERIFISEIEKEIRRLRKERKQRSVCSSSLENFEEIGENFVFQSEEETMAGNRTLRDFAAPNLNRQSFCIEFPNPEVPFELKSGLIHLLPSFHGLTGEDPHKHLKEFHVVCSGLKPERVTEEQVKLRAFPFSLKDKAEDWLYYLPSGSITTWTEMQRLFLEKFFPSSRAANIRKEICGIRQASGETIYEYWERFKQLCTSCQHHQIPEQLLIQYFYEGLAPIDRSMIDAASGGALVNKTPDEARQLISTMAENSQQFETRSNKTTQQVNEVSKSNIENKFTELVSLVRQIAVDKVQPEKVCGVYSSVGHHTDECPSLQEDFQHANAIGGFPGQPQRNYDPYSNTYNSGWRDHPNFNYGNQGGQPRFQNQSYSRQPQVHEPYKPSTSNSSMPLEDIVTSLAESTFKFQQKMEAEIQNLGSQVAQLATSVHKLEAQNSGKLTSQTMVNPKENACAITLLSGEEVQSSPPLTREEKQKEPPTVAKKDPKVNSNLIPLIPSKLAPFPSRFAKSKDDYEKEVLETFRKVEVNIPLLDAIKKIPMYAKLLKEFCTNKRKLKIDERVRVGENVSAVIKKSLPTKCKDPGMFTMPCVIGNKRIEHAMLDLGASINVMSYSIYNALNLGPLKETMVVIQLADRSNSYTEGVVEDVLVQVNELIFPVDFYILKMENDASGNSAPLLLGRPFMKTARTKIDVHEGTLSVEFDGEIVKFNIFDTMKYPENSSTVYHVDVIDSLVQENFQEEESLCELEEGEQASDDSSNEMQKGVEKSEIEMPNTYKKILPSILQALTVELNILPDHVKYVYLGEDETLPMIIAKSLTTEQEESLIKVLQEHKMAIGWNLPEIKGISPSTCMHRIFLEEADLNQKLQVQELEELHLEAYENSRIYKENMKLFHDSMMLREQFQIEKKVLLYSSRLKLILGKLCSHLIGPFVFINIIPYGAVEIKSVKMDKLFKVNEHRLKVFHEGFKEERESEMSVGILHYEND; this comes from the coding sequence ATGACCCGCACCTCCCGTGGAAGTGAACGAATATTTATTTctgaaatagaaaaagaaatacGGAGgttaagaaaagaaagaaaacaaaggAGTGTTTGTTCATCGTCTttagaaaattttgaagaaatcggagaaaattttgtttttcaaagTGAGGAAGAGACGATGGCTGGAAATAGAACATTAAGGGATTTTGCAGCACCCAATTTAAATCGCCAATCATTTTGCATTGAGTTCCCAAATCCAGAGGTACCTTTTGAACTTAAATCTGGATTAATTCACTTACTCCCTTCTTTTCATGGTCTTACAGGTGAAGATCCTCATAAACATTTGAAGGAATTTCATGTCGTTTGTTCTGGTTTGAAACCCGAACGAGTAACCGAAGAGCAAGTTAAACTACgagcctttcctttttctttaaaaGATAAGGCTGAGGATTGGTTGTACTATCTTCCATCGGGATCTATCACGACATGGACAGAAATGCAAAGGTTATTTCTTGAGAAATTCTTTCCATCTTCACGTGCAGCGAATATTAGAAAGGAGATATGTGGAATTAGACAAGCTTCTGGAGAGACCATATATGAATATTGGGAAAGGTTCAAGCAACTTTGCACTAGTTGCCAACATCATCAAATACCTGAACAACTCCTAatccaatatttttatgaaggaTTGGCCCCAATTGATAGAAGCATGATTGATGCAGCTAGTGGAGGAGCGTTGGTGAATAAGACACCCGATGAGGCAAGACAATTAATctccactatggctgaaaactcCCAACAATTCGAAACAAGATCAAACAAAACGACCCAACAAGTTAATGAGGTAAGTAAATCTAACATTGAAAATAAGTTTACTGAATTAGTTTCTTTGGTTCGTCAAATTGCTGTAGATAAAGTGCAACCCGAAAAGGTATGTGGAGTATATTCAAGTGTGGGACATCATACTGATGAGTGCCCATCATTACAAGAAGATTTCCAACATGCAAATGCTATTGGAGGATTTCCAGGACAACCACAACGCAATTATGATCCTTATTCTAACACTTACAATTCAGGATGGAGAGATCATCCAAATTTTAATTATGGAAATCAAGGAGGACAACCAAGGTTTCAAAATCAGTCATATAGTAGACAACCTCAAGTGCACGAACCATATAAACCTTCAACCTCTAACTCAAGTATGCCTTTGGAAGACATTGTTACAAGCCTTGCTGAAAGTACTTTTAAATTTCAACAGAAAATGGAGGCAGAAATTCAGAATTTGGGAAGCCAAGTGGCTCAATTAGCTACATCAGTTCACAAATTGGAGGCACAAAATTCTGGAAAACTAACTTCCCAAACTATGGTGAACCCAAAGGAAAATGCTTGTGCAATCACATTACTAAGTGGGGAGGAAGTTCAATCAAGTCCACCTCTAACAAGAGAAGAGAAACAAAAAGAACCACCCACTGTAGCTAAGAAAGATCCTAAGGTAAACTCTAATCTCATTCCATTAATTCCATCTAAATTGGCTCCTTTTCCTTCAAGGTTCGCAAAATCAAAGGATGACTATGAGAAAGAGGTATTGGAAACCTTTCGAAAGGTAGAGGTAAACATTCCACTACTTGATGCCATAAAGAAAATTCCAATGTATGCTAAACTTTTGAAGGAATTTTGCACAAATAagagaaaattgaaaattgatgaAAGAGTAAGGGTGGGGGAAAATGTTTCAGCTGTGATTAAAAAGAGTCTACCTACTAAATGTAAGGACCCAGGCATGTTTACAATGCCTTGTGTTATTGGAAATAAACGAATTGAACATGCCATGCTAGATTTAGGAGCATCAATAAATGTAATGTCTTATTCTATTTATAATGCTCTTAATTTGGGACCTTTGAAAGAAACTATGGTAGTGattcaattagctgatcgttcTAACTCTTACACGGAAGGAGTTGTGGAAGATGTTTTGGTGCAGGTGAATGAATTGATTTTCCCAGTTGATTTCTATATTTTGAAAATGGAGAATGATGCATCTGGAAATTCAGCACCTTTGCTACTTGGAAGGCCATTTATGAAAACAGCAAGAACAAAGATTGATGTTCATGAGGGTACTCTCTCCGTAGAATTTGACGGAGAGATTGTAAAATTCAATATTTTTGATACCATGAAGTACCCTGAAAATTCAAGTACTGTTTATCATGTTGATGTAATTGACTCACTTGTGCAGGAAAATTTTCAAGAAGAAGAGAGTCTATGTGAGTTGGAAGAAGGTGAACAAGCAAGTGATGATTCATCGAATGAGATGCAAAAAGGTGTAGAAAAATCTGAAATTGAAATGCCCAATACTTACAAGAAAATTCTACCTTCTATTTTGCAGGCTCTAACAGTCGAATTGAATATTTTACCGGATCATGTGAAGTATGTCTATTTGGGAGAAGATGAGACGCTTCCGATGATAATTGCAAAAAGCTTAACTACAGAGCAAGAAGAAAGTTTGATCAAAGTTCTTCAAGAGCACAAAATGGCAATTGGTTGGAATTTACCCGAAATTAAAGGCATTAGCCCATCCACTTGCATGCATCGAATATTTTTGGAGGAAGCTGATTTAAATCAAAAATTGCAAGTGCAAGAACTTGAGGAGCTACATTTGGAAGCTTATGAGAATTCGAGAATTTACAAGGAGAATATGAAGTTGTTTCATGATAGTATGATGTTGAGAGAACAatttcaaattgaaaaaaagGTTTTATTATATAGTTCTCGATTGAAACTCATTCTCGGTAAGTTATGTTCTCATTTGATTGGtccttttgtttttattaatattattcctTATGGTGCAGTTGAGATTAAGAGCGTCAAGATGGATAAACTTTTCAAAGTAAATGAGCATCGCTTGAAAGTGTTCCATgaaggtttcaaagaggaacGAGAGTCGGAGATGAGTGTGGGAATTCTACATTATGAGAACGATTAG
- the LOC136226457 gene encoding LRR receptor-like serine/threonine-protein kinase GHR1, whose product MTKTFSIFFLFLTHLFLLNSINFLALALTSPQDISALKAFKTSIKPSSIPSWSCLASWDFTAADPCASPRRTHFICGITCSYDSSRVTQLTLDPVGYSGQLTPLISQLSNLTILDLADNNFFGSIPSSISSLSNLMSLILRANSFSGSVPNSVTYLKSLESLDLSHNSLSGYLPNSMNLMPSLKRLDLSYNKLSGSLPKLPPNLLELAMKNNSLSGSLSKSSFEGLTQLAVVELSENSITGAIESWFFLLPAIQQVDLANNGLTRVEILKPENGISDLVAVDLGFNKIEGSIPVNFAAYPLLSSISLRYNRLRGAIPLEYSQKNSLRRVYLDGNFLIGKPPPGFFSGEGVTGSLGDNCLRGCPGSSELCSPSQKPSSVCKQAYGGKVRS is encoded by the coding sequence ATGACCAAAACTTTCTCcatcttcttcttgttcttaaCTCACTTATTTCTCCTAAACTCCATTAATTTCCTTGCTTTAGCTCTCACTTCTCCACAAGACATTTCAGCTCTTAAAGCCTTCAAAACCTCAATTAAACCATCTTCAATTCCTTCTTGGTCTTGCCTTGCCTCTTGGGACTTCACCGCCGCCGACCCTTGTGCTTCCCCTCGCCGGACTCACTTCATTTGTGGCATTACTTGCTCTTATGACTCATCCCGAGTCACCCAACTCACTCTTGACCCGGTTGGCTACTCAGGCCAACTCACTCCACTTATTTCTCAGTTAAGTAATCTCACTATCCTTGATCTCGCTGATAACAACTTTTTTGGGTCTATTCCTTCTTCTATTTCCTCTCTTTCTAACCTCATGAGTTTGATACTCCGAGCTAACTCGTTCTCTGGCTCAGTTCCTAACTCGGTTACTTACCTTAAATCTCTTGAATCTTTGGACCTTTCACATAATTCTCTATCTGGGTATCTACCAAACAGTATGAATTTGATGCCCAGTTTAAAAAGACTCGATCTTAGTTACAATAAATTATCTGGGTCGTTACCAAAACTGCCCCCGAACTTACTGGAACTAGCTATGAAGAACAATTCTTTATCCGGGTCACTTTCAAAATCGTCGTTTGAGGGGTTAACTCAGTTAGCAGTGGTCGAACTCAGTGAAAACTCGATCACCGGAGCGATTGAATCATGGTTCTTTCTCCTGCCGGCGATTCAGCAAGTAGATTTAGCCAATAATGGGTTGACACGTGTTGAGATCTTGAAGCCGGAAAATGGTATCAGCGATTTAGTGGCGGTTGATCTAGGTTTCAATAAAATCGAGGGAAGCATCCCCGTGAATTTCGCTGCTTATCCGCTGCTGTCGTCAATATCTCTGAGATATAACCGCTTACGTGGCGCGATTCCGTTGGAGTATAGTCAGAAGAATAGTTTGAGAAGAGTGTATTTGGATGGGAATTTTTTAATTGGAAAACCACCGCCGGGGTTTTTCTCCGGCGAGGGGGTCACCGGAAGTTTGGGGGATAATTGTTTAAGAGGGTGTCCTGGTTCGTCGGAGTTATGTTCGCCGTCGCAGAAGCCAAGTTCTGTATGTAAGCAAGCTTACGGTGGCAAAGTGAGGTCTTAG